GAAGCTCTGCCCAGACAGACAACGCCAGCAGAGGGGTCGGGTTGCTATTGGGGTCGCCGTAGGGGTCAGGGTGCCTGGTCATGTTCAAATTATCCGGCAAAGACCAATTTTACGATTGAAATAACGAAGGCTTGGGCCCTTAGAAATGGATGGGCACCAGCATGGTGTTAAATATATGGATCTCTATGGGGATGTCAAGGGGAATTGCATTTACTTCGTTAGATTCGTTATTTCATTATATCCTGTCACATTACAACGAGGTTCACATATATAAGCTATGCGTTAACTTTGGTGTGCTTGAGTCAGAATTTTTAGGTATCAAACTCAGCTTAGCATACGTGATACGCGAGCTCGCTAGTGCAGCCTCGACCGTGATAggcgcatttggatgggggcaaaatgtaagAAACTGTTGTCTACTTAGATTCGGGTACAAGTcgaagaaccccaagtggtcaaaattaaccagtAGCTCCtgccctacggcgtgcctcataatcagattgtggttctggcacgtgggACTGGGGAAGTCCttccccagtctttgactatgggtcctcctagagttactttttctttaaaacatttcaatcgcatcaataaactgaaaacTGAAATCCCAGAATGTGTGATACGTTGGACATTACATGGTTACGGGGAGGAACATACTCGTTAAAAGTCTCCACGTCTGATTTTACTTTCTCGTTCAGCTGGGACAATGGCACCAACCACCTGCTCTTCAACATGCTGCCCGGAATGTTGCCGAGCTacgagacgtcgctcgaagtcaacACTGCTCAAGCTATGGTGGCGGGCGGCGGCTTCGATTCGTGGACTTTCCGCAGGTCCCACGACATCAGCATTCCAGTTTTCAATCCAGCCATGTATCAACTCGACCCATCGCTTGCGAGAAGGTACTAGGAAATACTTTCTCACGGATGTGGCAGTTGAAGCCGAAATTTCTCATCGATGCATGGTGAAGTGGCATATTTgccagcatcatcatcattgtcatcaacctaccatatttactcgtGTAAGGCTCGCACTCTTCTTACACCTTTTTTTTACAGGGTGCGGGCTTTACATGAAGCAGGCATGTGACTACTCACTGGAGCTTCGAGCTGCAGCTAAACTGCTACGCAAAATAACGCAACCGCTAGTGGCTGATCGTGAACATGTTTATTCGGTCGTCCTTTCCTCGTTTTATGAGCTTGCCTCATCAGCGATCTCCCAAAGCTGGTCATCTTCAGCGCCATCCATTAGATTCGCATCAATACAAAGCTCTTGGCGACAGTCTCAAATGAAACTGAAAACCACACGTTCAGAAACCACATGCTAAATGCTTGCAGCAGCGCCCTCTTGATGCACATAAAAGCATGATACAGCTAAACCTGCTAGGCAATGCACCTCAACACAGCCAACACGTGGATGCTGGATCCATGCCACGTGATCACGATCCGGCAGGATATGAAGACCATGACAGTGCCATCATTGGCGAGACTGTAACTGGTGCTAATAGTGGGTTGTGGGAATTAACCAGCGTGTGCACAGCCTCTGAGATTGCAAACGGCACGCCGGtgcagtctcggaggccatgcgcgtGAGTTTGCCTGTGACGCTTAGTAAAACTTCTTTTTCAATATTTTCGTATTCTTATGTAAGGGTCAAGTCTTACACGAGGGTGGACCTAACGTGAGTAAATGTGGTATTTTCTATCCACTGTAGGAAGAAATAATAGAAGTGTTAGAAAAAGTTAGGCTTGCAGACACGGACTCAGGAGGAAGGAGATGGACGGTGTTACCATTTGCGTTGTTCGTTTCCctcttcttgtgtccgtgtctcgCACGCCTTACTTTTTCTAACATAAACCCCAACCAGCTAGCTTAACTTTGTCTTTCTAAGCACCAATTACTGCTTCCTTGCGCCAGCTGAATCAATCCTATGTTTGCAAATTTCTTAATATCTTATCCCATCGCCCGCTCTGCTTTGTCAGCATACCTAGCTGCATTGGTACGCAGTGTCAGCAAAATTTGCTCTGTGTCACGTCACGATAATGTTGGCGATAATGTTTCAGCACCAGTTCTGGTACCCAATTAAAATATATTATATAAACACTTCCCAACCTTACTACTTGCATGCAAGAAGCAGATGATAGAGCTTCCACAACTCGGTAGACGTGTGCCACTACTTAATGTTTTATGAAAGTCACGTCACACAGTCCTGTAACATTTCTCACCCATTGTTTCCTTCTCCGCAAATAGGTCAGACCGGCCATGGTTGCTGATATCGGCCCAGCCGGGCATTCACTTCGAATTCCGCTCTGTGACGGCGTCGTTGGCCAAGACGCACCACGATGTGTTGAATCTCACCAGCTGTGGCCGTGCCTCGGGCGGCAACAGCAACAGTTTGCGTTGCCACGGCAACAGACACTACAAATATCCAGACATCCTGACGGTGAGCCTTTTCTTATGACTCCTGCTGAACAAAGTCATGGATGAGGTTTTTCGGTCATTTCAGTGCAAAATATGGGCACAGCTTATCGGCCACGGTGGCTTAGTGATTATGGCATTTTGCTGCTAAACAGAAGTTTGTAGGTTTGATTCCCaactgcagcggccgcattctgatggggcAACGCTCAAAGACCATACCACATCAAGGAAAATCAAAATGACTCAATGTCAACACGAAGAGTACATTcatacaaaacagaaaaaaaaattttacagtATTGAGGTCAAAATTACTTAGTATAGTAAATAATGACAGGTTCTTTCTATCCTAACCACAATTGAAACTTCACTTGAGTGTGTCAAAAACACTTTTAGGAGTTTTGTTATATGCCTTTGTTATATCGAATAAGCATTTCTTCATTACATGCTGATATTGGTGAGAAACATCTTAGATTTACTTATTTGtgttccccctttttttttgtgatgaggttttactgtattagtGGCTATTGCGCAAATTCTGATTTCCACCACTAGCACTTGCCACTAGCCACTAGCACTTGCCACGAGCACTAGCTTGGATAGTGCAAATTATCATTGTGTCTCGAATCTCCTGTTGGTAATTGTCTGAAATAGTCTTTGGATATGTACAAGGTCTATTGCAATGTGCAAACTGTGTGTTAGAAAAGGGTCTCCCCAGGCCTGTACTGGAACAAAGACTAGAGAGAAATTTTCTATTTCTCAATCGCAGGAGGGCAAATTCTGCCTGGTCATTCGAGCGGCCAGGCTCGGCCAGATGGCGCTCTCCGATTCGCTCTCTGCCGGCTGTATTCCTGTCGTGGTCGCGGATGAGTACGTGATGCCTTTCTCGGAGGTGCTCGACTGGAAAAGGCAGGTCTCTTTCCTTGCTCGGTAAAAGCTAGAAGAAGCGTGCAGTTCAGGCACTTGGATTCTGAAGAGTATTTTCTTGTCTTCTCGGCGTGTTTTTCATTTTACAAAAAACGAAGCCTTGTTTGTTGAATCGGACAAGTTTTTCAATGCTGCGGTGGTTGGACTGTGGGGAGGAGGCGTGGGTGTGGTGAGCATACCTGCCATCTATTGACGACTTTACTGTAAAGTGCCCGATTTTCTAGAGCTTTCTTACGATTGTCTCATACGGGATACGTGAAATTTCGCAAGCTCGCTTTCCCACACATCTCGTTTGACTCGCACAGGATGGCAGAAGCTGCCCTTGAAGTGGAAATAAGGCAGGAGTGCACAAGCTAGTGGTGCTATCCTTGCCaccatctctttttttttactgcatcctCACTGTTTCCAAGCACACTGCCTGCTCAGTATTGCCACGCGCGGGAAAGTTCACCATATTGTGTAAGGCAACCTGATAGTGTATGAGAACTTCCAGCATTTCAGACATCTCTGTAGACACCAATTATTTTTGATATTAAATCCAAAGAATATTAAATCAACTTGTTTGCCtttatttctttactttcttATCTATAAAACAAGGATGTGTATTCTTTAATGaagtagcaattttttttttgagccatCCGCAACCAAAACTTTGCTTCTACACATAAGTAACACTACTTTCAGTTTTTCGTCTAGCTTCCTGTGCTAGAATCAGCATTTTCAGGTACCGAACTCGGCGTATATTAACTGATGCATTGAGTTTCAGGGGTTAAATGGTGCGGGAAACCTCTGAACTAAGCCCATGTTGCTAAACTTTCATCATGACCATAGTTTTGTGAACAACACCCACAAGCCCATCTCGGTGCATTATACAATATGTTATCAAATTGTTAGCACTCTGTTGTCATCTCCATtatcatatttttttaaataatcctGTCCACTTCCTGCAGAGCTGCTGTACGAATTCGCGAAGATGAACTGGAAGATGTTGTTGGCATTCTGAAGGACTTCTCTGAGGCCAGGATTTCGGAGATGAGGTCCCAGGTTTTGCTGTTTTGGGAGCGCTACTTCAGCAGCATGGAACGGATCGCCATGACGACGCTGGAGATCATCAATGACCGCCTGTTCCCGCATGTTGCCAAGGCTTATGAAGATTGGAATGACTTGCCGCCTGGGGTACATCAATTCCTCTGCTCAGCTTCAGTGATTTTGTTAGTTAAAGAACAACTAAAATTCAGTTTAAGCAGTGATGATAATGATAACCACAGTTTACTTAAGAGAGACATGGCTTCTGAATTTATTGCTGAGTAAATTTTGGTGAAACTTGCATTGTGTACTGATGGGCTGAACTCATAAAATTTATACTTTTCTTACGTCACATTGCTAGCTTTTTTTGTCATAACCCTGACTGTGCCGATTTCCCAATTTTACAGGAGTGACATATCTGGTTCTGCAACAGATACTATTGTAATTCTTGTCTTGTTAGAAAGATAAACTATTGTAGAGTGCACTTTGATTAGCATGTTTGATTATTGTCACTACTTAAGGTTTTTGAAATTAATCAGTTTTCTTAATTGCCAAAACGATTTCCCTAGAATTTCTGAActcgtttttctttattgcgcatTTCATAAATTCTTAATCATTCTGGTGTGCCAGTATGTTGTACGTGTACTGTTCGTACTTAGTGAACAAGTCATCATCAAACTACCAACATTAAATTGATGATGCCTTAAAAACTACACATTGTTCTAGGAAACTAATTGTGTATTTGCAATTCTTCAGGAAATGGTATTTACAAATTCAGACACTTTAAGTGTAGgatgtctatttatttatttatttgcacgtACCGGCAATCCTATAAGAATGTTGCAGGAAGGGCACAAAAAAAATTTTCAGGCATGATAAAATCAGACCAATAAAATGTCATACAATACCATCTTGAATAGAAGTGGGTTAAAGAAGCAGTACTAGTCTAAAGAACACATACTTGCCAGACAAGAAATATTATAAGAGAGTATTCAGTAACCATCAAACTCGAGAATAAAATTACTGTCGCCTTTCAACAAACTTATTCGAGCCCATAAATTACAGCTTGTGCTGCCAGCCCCTTTCGCAATTCCGTTTGTGGCCCCACGGAGTCGTGGCTTCACTGCCGTGGTGCTCACCTACGACCGGGTCAACAGCCTCTTCAAGGTCGTCCAGCAGCTGACCCAAGTGCCCAGCCTGGTCAAGGTCGTCGTGGTCTGGAACAACCAACGGAAGTCTCCACCGCCCGGTGAGAGCTGCCGATTCCGCTTTGCCCGTGCTATGACCTGTTAGCGGCACGCTCTTCTCGGCTGCGTGCAGTCTTTGTTAAAAGTTTGACATACAGCTCAGTTTTCGGTGGCCTGGTTGTTTTGCATTTTGCTGCCGAGctcgaggttgtgggtttgactcCCGGCCATTTtggccgcattccgatgcggGTATAGTGCGAAGATCATCGTGCTTCAGCAATTCCTCTATCTCTGgaatgttcttctttttttttattctgcactGTGTTCGCGCAGCACTTCAGTTCTTGCGATATACTGGATGTCTTCCATTTTTTAACATTAACAGAATATTTAAAAATCGCACAATCCACAGTTAAACTGGCTACTAGGTGTGTGCTTGCcgagaaaagaaagacagaaaatggGAGCAGCCACACCCACCTGCTCGCCGCAGACCTTTTCCACACATGCCCCTGATGACGTCGGCACACAGAGGAGTGGGAGGTGGGAGAACGGCGTGCGAGGCTGGCAACGTGTACGGCGACGCGACGAAGGCGTGCCATGCAGAGTGTGCGGCACACGGCGGGTGCGGCTGCTCGCATTTTTAATCTGTtctcaaggatttcgcattcttTCTCCTTTTGGCTCacacacccagtagccagatttgccagtagccagttgCAAGTTATAAACGATAGTGCGGCATgggagcattgtagtaagcggctTTATCTTGCTGTAGAACGCACACACAAGCTGACGGTACATCATCTACTCATTGTTACATCCAATATGTTGTTATAACTGGTTATCagtataagtgggttcgactgtaataccacccactcctgcctaaggcctggtAGTCACGCTGTCAGTAGTAAACAAAcaaatcaatcagtcagtcaataaAATTTACTGTGACAGCAGCAGGCTCTCTCTCACAGTAGGCACCTCCCCCTTCTCAGGAACCATACCTGTGAAATGTGCACAGCATTTGCATTCATCAGCTATGTTATTTATCCACTGTGGCCTCCAAGATACACGCACACTTGTCGCCACTCCGAGAGTAATGGCGGCGCCTAAATCTCCGCACATATGACCAAGTGCGAATGCCGCACAACAGCTCAGTTGATTAAGCTCAAATTCCACGGGTGGCGGTGGATAAAGTTTTGTATTTCTTGGTCAAGATGGGGTCCGACGATGACACCACAATGGAAAGGACAAGCGGATGGACGCAGTAGGCCGAGTTTCAAGTTTTTAACTGCTGTCACACTAAAGGGCCAATCCCAAGATAAGCAATTAGGTGAACTTGGTCTAATACATCCTCTTCACAGTTTGCAAGTGCACTTCTCTGCATTGCACCTTTGCCCAACTAATTGCTGCGCTAGTTGTCCTTCGAGTGAAGACAAAGTGCTAGCTTTACACGCTGCAGCTTGTCTCTTGCACATGGTCTCATTAAGCGAGCCGCGTCTACATTTTTTGATGTAATACAAGCAAACTGTGCTAGCATGCTCTGTTTGCAAAAACAACTATGCCGCCACTAGTTTGGCAAACTGCCCACAACAACAGCTTTCAAGGTTGAGATTGGTAAAGAAAAAATGACATGACGTTGGACTGAGTGTATAGATGATGTTTAACACAACCTGGGTTGAATTTCTTCGTGGGAGTCTGACTGCAGTGGATGTCAGTTATGTTAGTTGAGTGTGCTTGCTGTACACGTGTGAGGAGTTGGGTAAAGAGATCCTGAATTAGCTTTTGAAAGTGCAAAACAGCTGTGTGATCAGACTAAGTTGAACATCTGGACTTGTGTTTACTAGGGAGGCTCAAGTAGCAAAAGTTTCAAAACGAATGTTAGTATTCTGGATAATTTGGCTTTGAATGTTCAGTGGAATAGTGCtgtacatatttccttaaaagcGAGAGGGAAAGCACTACATTCAATGGGACCGTATCAAAATGCACTAAAAAGTATTTCGCCTAAACTGAGATAAAACAAGAAGCATTCTGATCAAGTAACTGCAAGATAATGTGGGAAAAGATGCGTGCTTCTTCACGCAATATCGCCAAAACCAGTGCCTCTCAGTATTGGTTCAGTATTTTTACTAGTGATGGATTAAGACACACTTGAAGTGGCTTTGCAgtattttttgttttacttgaCAGGCATTAACAATCATGATCATCTTGTGCTCTTCAGTCATAGAAAACCATTAGCAAGTTTAAATATGAATTTCTTTCATCAAATGGCAAGACACGAATAACAGACAGAGACTATTCAATTCATATCCGAAATTTCCAGTTTTATAACACCCCCAATGTTCACATCTGTGAATGGAGCCAGTGAACACATTGTTTCTTCTCTCTCTGCGATGTTCTGTGATGCAGCGTCTGCCTGGCCAAAACTGAGCAAGCCACTGAAGGTGATAAGGACAAAGGCCAATAAGCTGAGCAACCGCTTCTACCCGTACAAGGACATTGAGACAGAAGCTGTGCTCGCCATCGATGACGACATCCTGATGCTCACCTCAGACGAATTGGAATTCGGATTTGaggtctagtttttttttttttatcctataATTTCATCTGTGTCATAGACTTAAGAAACTTTGCAAGGAACGTGGATCACAACATAAAGAAAAACACATACAATGAGTCAGCATACGTgtctggtatttttttttttcttgtcttggtCTGTGACCTTTTAGCACTGTTTCGTCGTATTGCAACATGAGCCAGCAAACCccttgtttgtgtttgtgtgtgtgtttgtttggaCATGTATGTGTTAGTGTTCATACCTGCGCTTATTCTCGTGTTCAGGCACTTAAACGCAGGAAGGCCAAACTCAATTCCACATCAAAGAAAATTATAACAACCTAATAAtttttatttctggccatggagagtacATTAAGTATAAAACACTATGACATGTTAATTGAGTTATGAGTTAATTGAAATTGATTAGTAACATACTTATCAGTTAAAAATTATTCTGGACTAACCCGACTGAAATTTCGCTTTAGTGCATCAAAAGCATTACTATGGCTTGGCGTTAAGATTCCCTGGCATAAATCAGCATTTTGAGATATCAAAATGCGAAACGAAAACTTCAACAAGTGGTGTCCAAATACCACGCCACAACCTCAAATCCCGCCTTCTAATCTTGGAGGCTGTGCTTTGCCATACCGTGGGTGCTGGAAGTTTCTCATCCATGGGATGTGCCTGTGGCTGATGTTCAAATCACATCTAACTGTCCCGTGCTTGCATTAAACTTGCACGTGTTCTTTTTCCCTTACGCTAAACCAACAGGTCTGGAGGGAGTTCCCAGACCGAATAGTTGGTTTCCCGTCTCGTGTTCATCTATGGGACAACACCTCTTCCCTCTGGAAGTACGAGTCGGAGTGGACAAATGACATTTCCATGGTGCTTACTGGTGCAGCATTTTACCACAAGGTAAACATAATTTTGTTTCATTTGCCATTCCGCGGAGTTTTGATGACAGGTGCACTCATTCTCAAGTGATGCCTTATGAATAGTTAAAGGTGCACAAAAAGATCAGTGCTAAATTAGCCTGCTAAAGTATATTTTCAAAGCCATTATTCACTTTCATATTTGGCGAACAAAGGTTGTTTACATGGATTGAAAATGGGGGTCTagtttttccctttctttaaaaTTTTGAATGCAAGCTTTTGTTTCAGTACATCACTGTGGCGTCGTAGATTATTGCTTATCTTCacagatttttctttttaattttgttttgtttttggtagTGCTGCCTGTTTAGGTCGTTCTTGTGGCATAAAAGTTCTAAAGAACTGTGAGGTCAACTGCTTCatttagaatgcaatgtaatGTTCGTTTGTTGGTGAACAGTTGTCTAGTTTTGGACAGATGCTGTCAAAATCTGTGACATCATGAAGGTCGCAGGAAATTCAGGCTGATGGTGCTACTTCTctttctcatttgcatctcttcTGGCTTATGAAGACTTGGCTCACATTAAGATTTATGTTTCTAGTAGTACTCCGTAAGTGTAATTTACCAATGCACTTTTGATTCATACTCCTCATTAATGTTGCTTTAAGTGTACAACAGTGACTCACTATTTGCAGAAACCTTAATTTAAATGTGTGCCTACAAGTGATTTGTGGCCAATATTTTGACACAGTTATGATTGCAAGTTTAGACATTTATATTATTCCTGTATAATAAGCCATACCACTGACATTTAAAAGTGAAAGTACCGTACATTATTATAAAACTAATGACAAGCCACAGCCATGACCACATGTCATGCATGTCaatctgaatgaatgaatctatATGGCAGGTTTGTTTTATGAAGACGACCGTGTTACAGTTAAGAATTTTGAACGATTGTGCCAACTTTCTTGTCTGTACTCTTCCCTTCCTTTTTCTTCAGTACACACTCCGATTGCCATTTCATAAACATTGTGAAAAACCCCGCAGCACTACAGCCACGAGTACTTCGACCGGCTTCCAGCCGACATCCGGCGCTGGGTCGACGACCGGATGAACTGCGAGGACATCGCCATGAACTTTCTCGTCGCCAACATCACGGGCAAGGCCCCGATCAAGGTCGCCCCCCGCAAGAAGTTCAAGTGCCCGGAGTGTGCCCGGCTCGACAACCTCTCTAACGACCTTCAGCACATGGCGGCCCGCTCAGAGTGCGTCAACATCTTCACGAAGGCCTTTGGCGGGATGCCGTTGAAGACTGTAGAGTTTAGGGCTGATCCCGTGCTCTTCAAGGACAACTTCCCCGAGAAGCTGAAAAGGTTCTCCAACTTGGGCAGCCTATAAGGCAGTGTGTTATGCCACTCTTACAAAAATTTGTTTGGACCATCTGTGGAGTGTCTACAGACACATTTCAACGGAGTCTATCGAGTTTAGGGCCGGTCCTGTGGGCTTCTaagacaattttttttagaaGCGGACTACAGCCAGACCTTATTGTAGCAAAGTCATATGAAAATGCCTTTGTTATTCCAGATATTATATCAGATTACATCCCGATATTGGCAAGACACATTTCAGATAAGCTTTGTTATATACGATAATTTGTTTTATCCATGTTTGTTGATATATATCGAGGTTCAGCTGTATAGGGCAATGTTCAATGCCACTCCCTTACAAGAATGTTTGGacagtctgcagaaaactaaaacaaTTTTTCTGCAATGACTATGGACTGACTATAGATAATAGTCTATCTACTTCTGGCCTCGTAGTTTGTTTTTCTGAATATTGTCAATAGACTTTCAATGCAGAACTCTATGGACTGTCAGCAGGCCAAAGGAAACACACCTTGTGAAAACTTTTATCTATACAAACATCATAGATGTTGCACATAGGAAAGTGTTATAAGTACATGCGGAGGCAGGGCAGTCTACGAAAAAGTGGCAgcgtacatgtatatatatatatatatatatatatatagcccctGCAATAAACAAACAGAATACTTGCCCAGAGGCGGGTCAAACATGAAAGCATAGCCAAACAATCAATGGTCTTTATAACAAATAATTCAGCTCTTTAACCCTTTATGACTATGATAGCCGTCTGGCAATGATGACTGTCCAAATTCACTTTTGTAAGAGTAGGCTTGTGATTTTGGCGCAAGAGCTTACCTGTGACCGAACTCACCCTCCTGGAGGCTGCCAGTTGTCGACCGGCACATTGCAGGTGCATGGAAAACCACTACACTGGACATCACGAGGCACCGTCTGTCACAAGATCCACGAAAGCAACGGCTTAGGGGCTGTTGTACCCTGCAGTGCGGTTCTCCAACGAGATGAAACTGTTCAACTGGAGATTGGATTTCCTCTGACGGCATGCGTGTCTCGTGTGGATTCGGAGAGCATTGTAATGCACCGACACGGCAGAAGGATTCCAACAGGTGAAAGgagtgccacaaaaaaaaaaagggaaaatttGCCCTCTCTTATGTGGTAGTAGACTACTTCGAGGAAAAGTTAGCTTGCTTACTTGAACAGCCAACGTTGCAGTTGGGGTAGAATTTGCCTGTGCATGTGTGTGACAATTTGATGTGTTACAACTGTTCGGTTCTGAGGCATAGGTGATGTCAAAACTTCACCAAGCAGCTTCTGGCTCCAACACATCATGCAAAGCTGTGGCATCTAAAGTGAAAAGCTACTACAGACCTTGTTAAACTGTTTACATTATGATGTAGCGCTTCCAGATGGACAGCTGCTGTTGGGAAAAATTAATATGTGCAAGAGCACAGCAAGAACCAAGAAATCCAGCTCTGTTCTTCGAACAGCAAACTTTGTAGTTGAGGTAAAGTTTGCCTGGGAATCGAACACAGCTTAGACTGCTTCCAGTCATTGCTTAATTTGGTGTCACACTGCAACCACACCTAGCTAATTCAGATGGTGAAAGCAGCCTATCCAGTCTGGCCGTGATCTCGAGCTTGATAGCTAGAACGGTGCACATTTCTCCTCACCTGCAAAGTTTGTTTGCTGTTTAAGGAACTGAATTGCATTCAGCAGCACTTGGTTCTTCATTCGAGAAACATGTAGCTGAACACAGAGGCACGAAAGATGACTAGTTTTATTTTGCAGCTCACAACTAGTTTATTTCGAAGTACGAGGCAACATGTAGTGGCAGGACAAGCATGTGCTTATCTAACAGTAGCCTGTTATCCAACAACGACATCGTGATTTGTTGGCAAAAAAAGATTAATTTGATAAGAAAGTAGCAATGCAGGCATATCACCGATACAAGCAATGCTTTGTCTCTTTATGCGACATGCTTCGAGCTACTTGTGGGCTGTCATATCTTTGCATCTACCCAGTATTTTTATCTCATGCGGTCCTGGTTCGCATACACATGCATGTGCTGCCAGATAGGCGCCATCCTTGTTTTTAAGAGAACATGGTGCTCTTATGCATGATCAATCTTGAGACTGGACTTGTGTTTGCCTCTTTTAAGCTACGTTTTTCTGCAACTGCTTGCCTTTGCAGTAACCTGTTATAGTTAATTGGTAAGCAAGTTGTCCTAAAATGTGTGGCATCGCGTGACCCGTTGCCTAAAGTATTATGCTTCATGGCACGTGCAATCACCTGTACAGTGTCATCTATTTCAGTGTGTATGACTAGGAATTTGTAGGAATTCCATCCCTGACTGAACTGGACAGCTGTAAAACCTTGAAAGCAATCATAGTTACAAAAGAACTGTCATTCCTGTGATAACCACCTGATGCTAGTTATCACTTCTAGCTTTGTggatttgtgtgcgtgtgtgtcataCTGCATACATTAATTTTGTTCTCTTCTGTGAAACAGCTGTCATCTTAACCGGTGAACAAGGCTTGGGGCAGCTCATTGAACTCACTGGGCCAGTTCTAGCCTTCTTTTGTGTAGACATcgagtggaaagaaaaaaatgtttggcaGCTTGTGCATGTCGGACAGATGAAATCTGCTGGCTTTAGAAGGCCGTAAGCGAAAAGGCATTAGCCGCCCCAGTGAgaaaaccagaaaagcagcgataTTTTTTGTTGACTTGGCAGCTTTATGATCAAGTGCAAATGCTACTGTGTTCTGTGGTTCACAGGTTTTGTGCGGGTTTCTGCGAGTTTGAAGTGGGCAGTATACTTAAAAAAACCTTTTGCTGGTTCTTAAGTGTCATTTGTTATGACAGTTAATTCACTGCACTTTACTTATCTTGCCTAATACAGTGAAATGCCACTTGAATACATGATGAAATGATGCAGgagtgaaaatatttttttaagctTTATTGACTGA
The nucleotide sequence above comes from Dermacentor andersoni chromosome 10, qqDerAnde1_hic_scaffold, whole genome shotgun sequence. Encoded proteins:
- the sotv gene encoding exostosin-2 isoform X2; the protein is MNKNASPPRKACTAASAACYVLTATALVGCALLLLAPFERRKRETEFVPRFLESSPRVVVPSSSPLAEPRIESCSYYTCFDVYRCGHRHDRATVYVYPIFNFVDEHGKELTHHASREFMALLEAVQQSRFYTSDSSKACLFIPSLDLLNQDSLNLNAVSQILNSLPHWDNGTNHLLFNMLPGMLPSYETSLEVNTAQAMVAGGGFDSWTFRRSHDISIPVFNPAMYQLDPSLARRSDRPWLLISAQPGIHFEFRSVTASLAKTHHDVLNLTSCGRASGGNSNSLRCHGNRHYKYPDILTEGKFCLVIRAARLGQMALSDSLSAGCIPVVVADEYVMPFSEVLDWKRAAVRIREDELEDVVGILKDFSEARISEMRSQVLLFWERYFSSMERIAMTTLEIINDRLFPHVAKAYEDWNDLPPGLVLPAPFAIPFVAPRSRGFTAVVLTYDRVNSLFKVVQQLTQVPSLVKVVVVWNNQRKSPPPASAWPKLSKPLKVIRTKANKLSNRFYPYKDIETEAVLAIDDDILMLTSDELEFGFEVWREFPDRIVGFPSRVHLWDNTSSLWKYESEWTNDISMVLTGAAFYHKYTLRLPFHKHCEKPRSTTATSTSTGFQPTSGAGSTTG
- the sotv gene encoding exostosin-2 isoform X1 — encoded protein: MNKNASPPRKACTAASAACYVLTATALVGCALLLLAPFERRKRETEFVPRFLESSPRVVVPSSSPLAEPRIESCSYYTCFDVYRCGHRHDRATVYVYPIFNFVDEHGKELTHHASREFMALLEAVQQSRFYTSDSSKACLFIPSLDLLNQDSLNLNAVSQILNSLPHWDNGTNHLLFNMLPGMLPSYETSLEVNTAQAMVAGGGFDSWTFRRSHDISIPVFNPAMYQLDPSLARRSDRPWLLISAQPGIHFEFRSVTASLAKTHHDVLNLTSCGRASGGNSNSLRCHGNRHYKYPDILTEGKFCLVIRAARLGQMALSDSLSAGCIPVVVADEYVMPFSEVLDWKRAAVRIREDELEDVVGILKDFSEARISEMRSQVLLFWERYFSSMERIAMTTLEIINDRLFPHVAKAYEDWNDLPPGLVLPAPFAIPFVAPRSRGFTAVVLTYDRVNSLFKVVQQLTQVPSLVKVVVVWNNQRKSPPPASAWPKLSKPLKVIRTKANKLSNRFYPYKDIETEAVLAIDDDILMLTSDELEFGFEVWREFPDRIVGFPSRVHLWDNTSSLWKYESEWTNDISMVLTGAAFYHKHYSHEYFDRLPADIRRWVDDRMNCEDIAMNFLVANITGKAPIKVAPRKKFKCPECARLDNLSNDLQHMAARSECVNIFTKAFGGMPLKTVEFRADPVLFKDNFPEKLKRFSNLGSL